AGTCAATAATATTTCCGATGTTTAGAAGTTtataaataactatttttttgttgaaggttCTTCACAGTTCATCAGACAATATTCCCATAAATTGGTTTTTGTTTGCGGCAGTTTGATTTGTGGTACTTCGgccgaaattcttttttaacaagcATCttgtctttttaaattttttaaacttgttaaAAAAACGTAGGTGCATGATCgctcaattaaatttttcattaaattctaACACTTGTATGTACAGATAGAGggaaatagagaaaaaaatatatttgtttttatttatttatttattgaaattttcagtaaTTACATTTAACATTTTCTGTTAGAATTGTTTTGGCACAACTCtaaactaacttttttgaaagctgtaaggaaacaaaaataataaatttattatgtgcattataatttttataagttttcaaAACTTATCTATTACCTCCAGAGCTTCTACAATTTTCTGATTCGAAACCACAATCATTGGAAAATTGCTTATAACAATTGCCATTAAAACCACATTTAGGATCATAATTTAAAGGGCAGATCTCTGGACAACCACCTTGACCATTAGAAACACCAAAAATGCACACTataatatattattttgttgaataaaattttcttttttttttcaagcagaAAAAAACTAACCTAATGCAATTGAGACAAATATAACAGtcttcattttttgttattttttttattattactgaAATTCTATTGCAGACTAACTTTATAAGGGAGTTGATGGTGGTTTTATAGTTGCAATTCTAAGAGTTCTAAAGGGGATTTTCAATAGATTTTGTGCactgtatataaaaattaatttcatgagATGAATTTAATATACTGTGTATGAGTGTTAACTTAACAACATagcgtgaaaaaaaaaacaattactcATAAATGAAAGTAAATACCTACCTTTTTGTGATTTAAGTTAAAACTTAAAAGGTAACAATGCAAAAAGGTATTTAGGGGAAATGGGGATCATAATTGATGGGGATAAAACTGCTAAACCCTTATAAATTTGGcttattatattaattatattttatttaattaaatatctgcAAGATTTGAGGTTTTCTTTCAGTAACGACAACATTGTAACAAACATCTTAAATGATTTTTCCGACCCTTTTATT
This DNA window, taken from Episyrphus balteatus chromosome 2, idEpiBalt1.1, whole genome shotgun sequence, encodes the following:
- the LOC129910054 gene encoding U-Kazal-Dg21.2-like, with the translated sequence MKTVIFVSIALVCIFGVSNGQGGCPEICPLNYDPKCGFNGNCYKQFSNDCGFESENCRSSGAFKKVSLELCQNNSNRKC